Proteins from a genomic interval of Desulfovibrio piger:
- the sctV gene encoding type III secretion system export apparatus subunit SctV, translating to MSLFSDARNIVSLTTRHSDLALVGLLVAVIALMIMPLPTALVDTLIGANLALSFAIMMMTMYVRTPLEFSSFPTMLLFTTLFRVGLNITTTRLILLNADAGEIIQTFGEFALGGNFVVGAVVFLILTIVQFLVIAKGAERVAEVGARFTLDAMPGKQMSIDADMRAGVIDMEEAQRRRDVISQESKMFGAMDGAMKFVKGDSIAGMIVAVVNIVGGTVIGITQHGISAGEALEIYGILTIGDGLVSQIPSLIIAISAGILITRSGDTQEDVGAQIGGQFFAQPKALLMAGGLIFLFALIPGFPKPQLFALAFAIAGLGYILDRIRSAPAPRDARKELNQSLKSATRKERKGRPSGPQDDFAPTVPIILDISEGLAASLDYDNLNDELSALRRALYFDLGVPFPGINLRVSSSLSGLTYELQVNEIPMSRGHLEQGMVLARESEDTLRMLGLDVRRGENFLPDVESLWIPAEKQALLEQAGLSCMTHSRILAYHLSLILARHASSFIGMQETKYLLDRMEERAPDLVREATRLLPVQRIAEIFQRLAQEQVSIRDLRNILEAIIEWSPKEKDTVMLTEYVRGALKRQISYMYSRGQNMLPAILMDPSVEETIRKAIRQTSAGAFLALDPDTSRRFIAAVGAAAGDYRKHVQMPVLLASMDIRRYVRRLIEGEHYRLPVVSYQELTPEISVQPMNRIRL from the coding sequence GTGAGCCTGTTCTCCGACGCACGCAACATCGTCTCCCTGACCACGCGCCACAGTGACCTGGCCTTGGTGGGCCTGCTGGTGGCCGTCATCGCCCTGATGATCATGCCCCTGCCCACGGCCCTGGTGGACACGCTTATCGGCGCCAACCTGGCCCTGTCCTTCGCCATCATGATGATGACCATGTATGTCAGGACACCGCTGGAGTTTTCTTCCTTCCCCACCATGCTGCTGTTCACCACGCTGTTCCGCGTGGGCCTGAACATCACCACCACCCGCCTGATCCTGCTCAACGCCGACGCCGGCGAGATCATCCAGACCTTCGGCGAGTTCGCCCTGGGCGGCAATTTCGTCGTTGGTGCCGTGGTCTTCCTGATCCTGACCATCGTGCAGTTCCTGGTCATCGCCAAGGGTGCCGAACGCGTGGCCGAAGTGGGCGCGCGCTTCACCCTGGACGCCATGCCCGGCAAACAGATGTCCATCGACGCGGACATGCGCGCCGGGGTCATCGACATGGAAGAGGCCCAGCGCCGCCGCGATGTCATCAGCCAGGAAAGCAAGATGTTCGGCGCCATGGACGGCGCCATGAAGTTCGTCAAGGGCGACAGTATCGCCGGCATGATCGTGGCCGTGGTGAACATCGTGGGCGGTACCGTCATCGGCATCACCCAGCACGGCATCTCTGCCGGGGAAGCCCTGGAGATCTACGGCATCCTGACCATCGGTGACGGCCTCGTCTCCCAGATCCCCTCGCTCATCATCGCCATCTCGGCCGGTATCCTCATCACCCGTTCCGGCGATACCCAGGAAGATGTGGGCGCGCAGATCGGCGGCCAGTTCTTCGCCCAGCCCAAGGCCCTGCTCATGGCGGGCGGGCTGATCTTCCTGTTCGCCCTCATCCCCGGTTTCCCCAAGCCGCAGCTGTTCGCCCTGGCCTTCGCCATCGCCGGGCTCGGCTACATCCTGGACAGGATACGTTCCGCCCCCGCGCCCCGGGATGCCCGCAAGGAGCTCAACCAGTCCCTCAAGTCCGCCACCCGCAAGGAACGCAAGGGGCGGCCCTCCGGTCCCCAGGACGACTTTGCCCCCACGGTCCCCATCATCCTCGACATTTCGGAGGGCCTGGCGGCGTCCCTGGACTACGACAACCTCAACGACGAGCTCTCCGCACTGCGCCGTGCGCTGTATTTCGACCTTGGCGTGCCCTTCCCGGGCATCAACCTGCGCGTTTCCTCGTCCCTGTCGGGCCTGACCTACGAGCTCCAGGTCAACGAGATCCCCATGTCGCGCGGGCATCTGGAACAGGGCATGGTGCTGGCGCGCGAAAGCGAGGACACCCTGCGCATGCTCGGCCTGGACGTACGGCGCGGAGAGAACTTCCTGCCCGATGTGGAAAGCCTGTGGATCCCGGCGGAAAAACAGGCCCTGCTGGAGCAGGCCGGGCTCTCCTGTATGACCCACTCGCGCATCCTGGCCTATCACCTTTCCCTGATCCTGGCACGGCATGCCTCCAGCTTCATCGGCATGCAGGAGACAAAATACCTGCTGGACCGCATGGAAGAACGCGCCCCGGACCTGGTGCGCGAGGCCACCCGTCTGCTGCCCGTGCAGCGTATCGCGGAGATCTTCCAGCGTCTGGCCCAGGAACAGGTCTCCATCCGCGACCTGCGGAACATCCTCGAGGCCATCATCGAATGGAGCCCCAAGGAAAAAGATACCGTCATGCTGACCGAATACGTGCGCGGGGCCCTCAAGCGCCAGATCAGCTACATGTATTCACGGGGCCAGAACATGCTGCCGGCCATCCTTATGGATCCCTCGGTGGAAGAGACCATCCGCAAGGCCATCCGCCAGACCTCGGCCGGGGCCTTCCTGGCGCTGGATCCCGACACCTCGCGCCGCTTCATCGCGGCCGTGGGAGCAGCGGCGGGCGATTACCGCAAGCATGTCCAGATGCCCGTCCTTCTGGCCAGCATGGACATCCGGCGCTATGTGCGCCGCCTTATCGAAGGGGAGCATTACCGCCTGCCCGTGGTCTCCTACCAGGAGCTCACCCCCGAGATCAGCGTCCAGCCCATGAACCGGATCCGCCTCTAG
- a CDS encoding tetratricopeptide repeat protein, whose product MAEATSPLTTGQGRALQVLGHLFLRMGQFQRARKLALALLALDPADLWARRCLAVAWLELGDPERALEQLDLVLAGGPLASRDAVLHLLRARALWQAQRPDEARNALNAYLAAGGSRL is encoded by the coding sequence ATGGCGGAGGCCACCTCCCCGCTCACCACCGGCCAGGGCCGTGCCCTGCAGGTGCTGGGCCATCTTTTTCTGCGCATGGGGCAGTTCCAGCGTGCCCGCAAGCTGGCCCTGGCCCTGCTCGCCCTGGATCCCGCCGACCTCTGGGCCCGGCGCTGTCTTGCCGTGGCCTGGCTGGAGCTGGGCGATCCCGAGCGCGCCCTGGAACAGCTGGACCTCGTCCTGGCGGGCGGACCGCTGGCCTCCCGTGATGCCGTGCTGCATCTGCTCAGGGCCCGTGCCCTGTGGCAGGCGCAGCGCCCCGACGAGGCCCGCAATGCCCTCAATGCCTATCTTGCCGCAGGGGGAAGCCGCCTGTGA
- a CDS encoding type III secretion protein, which yields MATSSINLLDPGLGIQNIMDPGTAGHLPDARPLASSAMREAGLDELYNSRKAAQQLEAALCPPVGDGSLLQPELFHMELQGALTALRDSDKPAVRAFVRDELAPLLENTELLRAYTGLMVGG from the coding sequence ATGGCAACATCCTCCATCAACCTGCTGGATCCCGGACTGGGGATACAGAACATCATGGACCCCGGGACGGCGGGGCACCTGCCTGATGCCCGTCCGCTGGCCTCCAGCGCCATGCGTGAAGCCGGTCTGGATGAGCTGTACAACAGCCGCAAGGCAGCCCAGCAGCTGGAGGCGGCCCTTTGTCCGCCCGTGGGCGACGGCTCCCTCCTCCAGCCCGAACTTTTCCATATGGAGCTGCAGGGCGCCCTGACGGCCCTCAGGGACAGCGACAAGCCCGCCGTGCGGGCTTTCGTGCGTGACGAGCTGGCGCCGCTGCTGGAGAACACCGAATTGCTCCGGGCCTATACCGGCCTGATGGTAGGAGGCTAG
- the sycN gene encoding type III secretion chaperone SycN, translated as MLDHELNAFGMRMGLPGLAFSPQGLVALDVSGMGRLYFEKQQRHGREELLVYLARPFPPHDSTLPERALALCHYRHAHAFSLTAGMKGDTLILLTRLPERQTTAALLEEAVMELARVMNHLQGA; from the coding sequence ATGCTGGACCACGAACTGAACGCTTTCGGCATGCGCATGGGCCTGCCCGGACTGGCCTTTTCACCGCAGGGGCTGGTGGCTCTTGATGTCAGCGGCATGGGGCGCCTGTATTTCGAAAAGCAGCAACGGCATGGCCGGGAAGAGCTGCTGGTCTATCTGGCCCGCCCCTTCCCCCCGCATGACAGCACGTTGCCCGAACGGGCCCTGGCCCTGTGCCATTACCGGCATGCACACGCTTTTTCCCTGACCGCCGGCATGAAAGGAGATACCCTGATCCTCCTGACCCGTCTGCCCGAACGGCAGACCACGGCCGCCCTGCTGGAAGAGGCCGTCATGGAGCTGGCCCGCGTCATGAACCATCTACAGGGAGCCTGA
- the sctW gene encoding type III secretion system gatekeeper subunit SctW, whose amino-acid sequence MSIDFSIQHSQVQPTSRNTTASSAATGSLFGNTATVVESPLSLLAEAAEELTFAVDTTDDFELEERKERDEINEAMEERIKKYQEMMREAREVQKTRDLKGFLDSRTEKEEALRQLRRFFPDPSEAWAALKDIQEELSATPDTSPETLRVLNEALEELERTEGPAIRAGINGALNARGFEGLGDAGALGSFYRETVRHFEDVNSLYDHIQKTYGNNFEAALDFLYKALASDLAADVPSMETSHLEHVNGSLGELRQLQSARSLCARLLERWSSIHGIRHCPLDDMALLGKVLDLRKERYISGSRISRLAEEAGAPDIEHKVLFLQELLNTTRSFAPSLFDGNEGRMKVLDAVQDAVDAAIAEEDAWLAEQG is encoded by the coding sequence ATGAGCATCGATTTTTCCATCCAGCACTCCCAGGTGCAGCCCACGTCCCGCAATACGACGGCATCCTCCGCAGCCACAGGCTCGCTGTTCGGCAATACGGCCACCGTGGTGGAATCTCCTCTTTCCCTGCTGGCCGAGGCTGCCGAAGAACTGACCTTTGCAGTGGATACCACGGACGATTTCGAACTGGAGGAACGCAAGGAGCGGGACGAGATCAACGAGGCCATGGAGGAACGCATCAAGAAGTACCAGGAGATGATGCGTGAAGCCCGCGAGGTCCAGAAGACAAGGGATCTCAAGGGATTTCTGGACTCCCGGACCGAAAAGGAAGAAGCCCTGCGCCAGCTGCGCCGTTTCTTTCCCGACCCCTCCGAGGCATGGGCCGCCCTCAAGGACATCCAGGAAGAGCTGTCCGCCACCCCCGACACCTCGCCGGAGACTCTGCGTGTCCTGAACGAAGCTCTGGAAGAGCTGGAACGCACGGAAGGCCCCGCCATACGGGCCGGGATCAACGGCGCGCTCAATGCCCGGGGATTTGAAGGACTGGGCGATGCCGGCGCGCTGGGGAGCTTTTATCGGGAAACCGTCCGTCATTTTGAAGACGTCAACAGCCTCTACGACCATATCCAGAAGACGTACGGCAATAATTTTGAAGCCGCGCTGGACTTCCTTTACAAGGCACTGGCCAGCGACCTTGCGGCCGACGTGCCCAGTATGGAGACCAGCCATCTGGAGCACGTCAACGGCAGCCTGGGCGAGCTGCGGCAGCTGCAAAGCGCCCGCAGCCTGTGCGCCCGCCTGCTGGAACGCTGGAGCAGCATCCACGGGATCCGGCACTGTCCTCTGGACGATATGGCCCTGCTGGGCAAGGTGCTGGACCTGCGCAAGGAGCGCTACATCAGCGGCAGCCGCATCAGCCGCCTGGCCGAGGAAGCCGGTGCCCCGGACATCGAGCACAAGGTGCTTTTCCTTCAGGAGCTGCTCAACACTACGCGTTCCTTCGCCCCGTCCCTGTTCGACGGCAACGAGGGCCGCATGAAGGTGCTGGATGCCGTCCAGGATGCCGTGGACGCCGCCATCGCCGAGGAAGACGCCTGGCTGGCGGAACAGGGATAA